CCCGACCTCGAGCGTCCCGGTGAACGGGCCGGGTGCGCCCTGGAACACCCAGTAGCCGCCCACGAGGAAGGTGAGCACGAAACCGATCCCCGAGATCAGCTGCAGCCCGGGGAAGAACTTGATCCGGAGGTTGATCGCCCCCCAGTTGGTGTCGTAGTACTTCCGCGAGACGTCGTCGACGCGGTCGGATTCGTACTCCTCGGTGTTGCTCGCCTTGATCACCTGGATGCCGCCGAGGTTGTTCTCGAGCCGGGAGTTGACCTTCCCGACAGAGGAGCGGACGGCGGCGTACTTCGGCTGAATTTTTTTGACGAAGAGGTAGGTGAACGCGGCGATCAGCGGCACCGGTGCGATCGAGACGAGTGCGAGCTGCGGGTTGATCGTAAAGAGGACCGCGCCGACGCCGATCACCATCACGCCGAGCCGGAACGCGGAGTTCAGTCCGTCGTTGAGGAACCGCTCGAGCTGGTTGACGTCGTTCGAGAGGATAGACATCATCTCGCCGGTCTGCTTGTCGGCGAAGAACTCCATGTTCAGGCGCTGCATCTTGTCGTAGGTGTCGGTACGCACGTCGTGTTGGATGTCCTGTGCGAACGAGTTGAACCCCCAGTTCCGCACCCAGTGGAACGCCGCACCGATGGCGAACGACAGTGCGATAATGACGACGGTGAACGCGAACTGTTCGGTCTGATCCGTCGGGAGCCAGGCGTCCGGAACGAACTGGATGCTAAACGCACGTTCTTGCAGAAAGATCGCGTCGATCGCGACGCCGAGCAAGATCGGTGGAATCAGATCGAGCAGTCGCGCCAGTACGCTGCCGGTGATGCCGGCAGTCACCGAAAACCAGTAGGGACGACCGTACTCGAAGATCAGCCGCTTCATCGGGCTGTCGATGTTCTCCCGTTGTTCCTCGAAGGGGTCGTCATCCGCCCAGTCGACACCACTCATTGCCTTCGTCTCAGTGACCGCTGGTCATAAGAGTTCCCTACGAATCGAAACAGTCTCTACGAATCCGTGACGCGGTTTCGTCGCTGTCGCCTCACCCGTCGTTTTCGAGCCCGATCTCGACCTCGTCGCCGGGCTCGATGCCGGTTTCGTTCGCGTAGCCGAGGGGAACCTCGAGTACCCACTTCGCCTCTCCCCTGTACTCCTGTTCGCTGCCGTCCTCGTCGGGACCGGGTTCGGGCGCGTGGCGGATCGTCGCGATCTCGCGGTCGGCGTCGACGAAGATGATGTCGATGCCGAAGTCCATGTCCCGCATGACGTACGTCCGCTCGTCCTCGCTGGCGTGGACGAACAGCATCCCCTCGCCCGACTCGAGCGAGTCGTGATCGCTCAATCCGGTGTACTGCTCGCCGCGAGTGTCCGCGACCTCAGCGTCGACGACGGCTTTCGGTTCGCCACCGTCGTCGAGGATTCGGACGTCGGCTCGGTCCTCGCTCCAGGGCGCTGCCACGACGCCCAGTTGAACGAGGAACGCTCCGACGACGGCGACCGCAGCGACGACGAGGAGCCCTTTCCAGACCCGCTCGAGGACCATGCTACAGCTCCGACTCGAGAAAGTAAAGGTTATTCGGACGGGGTGATTTGTTCTCGGTACGGGCTCGTGGTCTAGCTGGTTATGACGCGGCCCTTACAAGGCCGAGGTCGGTGGTTCGAACCCGCCCGAGCCCACTATTGCTGTCGCGAACAATTCGTGAGCGGCAGTACCGTGATGTGAGGGCGGTTCGAATCAGGGAGCAGCTTCGCTGCGACCGTGGTTCGAACCCGCTCGAGCCAACTGATGCCGTTTCGACGACTCGCGAGCAGCAGTATCGCGACGAGCCCACCGCCGCGATTCGCGTTCAGATTCGTCGTACGGGCGGGATTTCTTCTCACTACGGACGATTCCAAAGCGGCGAGAATCAAGAGACGACGGTTCGTCGATCGACTATCGTTCAGACACCGTCCCGAGTTGTTCGAGGAAGCCCAGCACGTGATCGACGACCCACCGCTCGGCGATCCGTCCGTCCTCGACGCGGGCGAAGATCGTTCCGACCAGTTCGATCTCGTTTCCCGTCGGTTCGACGCCCATGAACTCGCCCTGGTGGGTTGCGTGCATGGTGAACCGATTCGCGACCGTGTCACCCTCGGCGATGACGTCGTCTACCGTTCCGTGCAGGTCGGGAAACGCGGCGTGGAAGTCTCTGATTTGCTGTTTGAACTCGTCTCGGCCGTGTAACTCCGACGGTTCCCACGGAGAGTGCTGGATAAAGTCTTCGGCGAGGAGGTCGTCGATCGCGTCCACGTCTCCCTCGTTCCAAACGTCTTCCTGCATGCGGCGGGCGAGCACTTTGTTGTCTTCGATGCTCATGAGCGTTATTCTGTGAGAGTAGTCGTAGGTCGGCCGTGGGAATAACGGTTGTCTCCGCGCACCCGTCCGGTTCGAAAATCGGGCCGTTACCGCCGTCCTCGAGGCCGCCTCGGCGCTCCGCAACCGGTTCTAACGGTCACTCGCCGCGGTCGTCTCGTTCCTCGTCGCGTCGATCCTTCCCCCGCTGCTCGTCTCCGAACGTGATCGTAAGTCCGGGCGGGAGCTCGACTTTCCGGAGTTCGACGCCGAAGGCGACGAGCAGCAGGACGAGAGCGCCGAAGAAGACGGCCGTCGGCTGGCCGTCCATCCAGACGACGAACGCCGCGAGGGCGACGGTCAGGATCGCGAAGAACGTGCGCTTGAACGCGGTCCAGCGGACACTCGAGGCGGGGGACGTGTTCGAATTCATAGTATCATCTCGGGAGCGGGCGCTGTCGGGGCCGGTACCGTGGCTGGCTCGGAAGCCCGGTCTAGCACGTGGGCGCGATGTAGCGGCTCGGTGAACCCGTGGTGCCCGTTTGTTTCTACTCGGCAGTACTATATTACTCTCCTCACCCGCGTTCCGAAAATTCCGATACCGGCTGTTTCCGCGTCTCGGACGGTACACGGCCGGCGATCGAACCCGCTCGCCGTTTCCGTTCCGTAGCCGATACGGGTTCGAGAACGTCTTGAGAGGACCACCTTCGATCGGCGGACTCCGAAGCGCCCGCTGTTCACAGTCGGTGGCTCGGTAGGAAGCAGTTCCGCGTGATTCAGCGACTCGACCCGAATCGAGACGGGACGTCAGGTGCTCGCGCGTAGCGCGGCATTGCGCGGAGTAGAACGGCCATAGGAGCGGGTAGTCAGTGCTTGAGCCGGGCGACGTTCTCCCGAATCTGTCCGATGAGCCCGCCTTCGGATTCCGCCTCGAGAGCGGCGTGGAGCGTCGAGTTCTCCGGTTCGTCCTTGACGACGATCCGGAGGTAGGGAGCGAGCTGTCCGAAGTTGTCCGACAGGATGACGGTGTGATTCTCCTCGTCGTGGTCGACGACGCCCGCGTCGGCCAGTTTCGGGACGTGACACTGCACCGACGAGACGTAGACGCTCTTGTACTCGTTTTTGGCGACCTCGTCCGGCGGCACGTCGTGCTCCCAGCCGGCGACTTGTTCGGCGATCCTCGAGAGCTCGACCGGCCCCTCCTGGCCTCGAAGCGCGTAGAGGAGATACCGTCGTCGACGGTTCGCCAGCAGCTCGAGAATCGTGTCTGCCGACAGTTCCTGGTCCTCCCGGTCCGAGCTAAGTGCTACCATAACATAGTGTTACCCGTCAGAGCGGAAAAGGGTGTCTTGAATATCCGCAAATCCAACACACGGTGGTAAATCGATGGTATACTTCGTATTATTCTCACCGTTATTGTTCGTTCATTTTCGTTTTTTCGAGTAGACTGAATGTATACCCGTATCGTTTGACCTGTTCGAACGTTGGCTCGGATTCGAAATCCTTTTTTATACCCTGAACGGAGGTGGGAGTAGGCCGCCTTAGCTCAGACTGGGAGAGCACTCGACTGAAGATCGAGCTGTCCCCGGTTCAAATCCGGGAGGCGGCACTTTTGGTGCGAACAAGACGACGAGCGCAGCGAGTCGTCCGTGAGCACCAACAGTGAAATCGACCGGTTTGAACTAGACTGAGGTTCTGCGAGCAACGCGAGCAGGTTCTCAGGCGTAGTTCACAATCCGGGAGGCGGCATCCCGATTTTACGAGATTCTCACTCGAGAAGTTACTGGGCTCGACTGAAGATCGAGCTGTCCCCGTTCCCGCGAGCGCAGCGAGCGGGAAGTCGAAAGACGAGCGCAAGCGAGTCTTCCTTCGGTACAAATCCGGGAGGCGGCAGTTCTGCTGCGAGCAAATCCGCGAGCAGCACCAACCCGCAAAAATTGCAGGTGAGAGGGGCCTCCCGGGGCGGTTGAAAGCCCAAAACGGTTAGACCCCGCCGTTCTCCACGAAACTATGTCCGACGATCGTCCCTCCGAAACGAACGAAGCACACATCGACAGTGCCGTGCTCGAGCGGACTACCGACCGGTCCGAGGTCGACGCAGAAACGATTACGGACGCGCTCGTCGTCCTCCACTCGGCGTTGATCGGCCGCCACGCCGAGTTCGAACGGGAGCACGACTACGCAACCGTCGGCGGCACTCGAGCGTATCGCGTTCCCGAAACCGTGTGGGACGACCTGGTCGACGAGTTCGAATTCGAGGACGAGGTCGCCACCGCGGTCAAATTCGCCCACACTGAGCAA
This DNA window, taken from Natronococcus sp. CG52, encodes the following:
- a CDS encoding DUF192 domain-containing protein — protein: MVLERVWKGLLVVAAVAVVGAFLVQLGVVAAPWSEDRADVRILDDGGEPKAVVDAEVADTRGEQYTGLSDHDSLESGEGMLFVHASEDERTYVMRDMDFGIDIIFVDADREIATIRHAPEPGPDEDGSEQEYRGEAKWVLEVPLGYANETGIEPGDEVEIGLENDG
- a CDS encoding ester cyclase, which codes for MSIEDNKVLARRMQEDVWNEGDVDAIDDLLAEDFIQHSPWEPSELHGRDEFKQQIRDFHAAFPDLHGTVDDVIAEGDTVANRFTMHATHQGEFMGVEPTGNEIELVGTIFARVEDGRIAERWVVDHVLGFLEQLGTVSER
- a CDS encoding DUF7344 domain-containing protein codes for the protein MVALSSDREDQELSADTILELLANRRRRYLLYALRGQEGPVELSRIAEQVAGWEHDVPPDEVAKNEYKSVYVSSVQCHVPKLADAGVVDHDEENHTVILSDNFGQLAPYLRIVVKDEPENSTLHAALEAESEGGLIGQIRENVARLKH